A portion of the Treponema rectale genome contains these proteins:
- a CDS encoding IS3 family transposase: RELINRGRVVNHKRVQRIMHTMNLMGKRAKEKYHSYKGKVGKVAENIINRDFNATAPFQKWTTDISQFSFSWGKCYLSPILDMYSNEIIAYDLSLSPNMNQIKRMLNKAFDKFSKVDGLIFHSDQGWQYQHRAFRTALSDHGIIQSMSRKGNCYDNCIMETFFGRLKNELYYGHEKDFKSFYEFSDAIDEYIDYYNNKRIQVKTKWMPPVKFREASIPSS, encoded by the coding sequence AGGGAATTAATTAACCGTGGAAGAGTTGTAAATCATAAACGTGTACAAAGAATTATGCATACTATGAATTTAATGGGAAAAAGAGCAAAAGAAAAGTATCATTCTTACAAAGGAAAAGTTGGTAAAGTAGCTGAGAATATAATTAACAGAGATTTTAATGCAACTGCACCTTTTCAAAAATGGACAACTGATATATCCCAATTTAGTTTTTCTTGGGGTAAATGCTATCTTTCTCCCATTCTTGATATGTATTCAAATGAAATTATCGCTTATGATTTATCATTAAGTCCAAATATGAATCAGATAAAAAGAATGTTAAATAAAGCTTTTGATAAATTTTCAAAAGTCGATGGGCTTATTTTTCATTCTGATCAGGGATGGCAGTATCAACATAGAGCCTTCAGGACAGCCTTGTCTGATCATGGAATTATTCAATCCATGTCCCGGAAAGGCAACTGCTATGATAACTGCATTATGGAAACATTTTTTGGAAGATTAAAAAATGAGTTGTATTATGGACATGAAAAAGATTTTAAATCTTTTTATGAATTTTCAGATGCCATTGATGAATATATAGATTATTATAACAACAAGAGAATTCAGGTTAAAACAAAATGGATGCCTCCTGTAAAATTCAGGGAAGCATCCATTCCTTCTTCCTAG